A portion of the Pseudomonadota bacterium genome contains these proteins:
- a CDS encoding MotA/TolQ/ExbB proton channel family protein — protein MNPIALLGVMAQTQEIVEATDLALGNQSMIQLIFGADLIVQIVMVMLFVFSIVSWAIIGSKHRQLKRAKQLSERFYRLFNQSKSIDAILSKGTFRKSPAFNVFKAAVDSLRENQSPQASRMVQREIKRAADEEIESMEYSVPFLATTSSAAPFLGLFGTVWGILHAFWKIGKTGSSSLAVVGPYISEALITTAVGLIAAVPATIFYNFFVNRIRIIAKDLDDFSDDLNLRISHEYYNQE, from the coding sequence ATGAATCCCATCGCGCTGCTGGGCGTCATGGCCCAGACACAGGAGATCGTAGAGGCCACCGACCTCGCCCTCGGCAACCAGAGCATGATCCAGCTTATATTCGGGGCCGACCTGATCGTGCAGATCGTCATGGTGATGCTGTTCGTCTTCTCGATCGTCTCGTGGGCGATCATCGGCTCGAAGCACCGCCAGCTCAAGAGGGCCAAGCAGCTCTCGGAGCGCTTCTACCGCCTCTTCAACCAGTCCAAGTCCATAGACGCCATCCTCTCCAAGGGCACGTTCCGCAAGAGCCCTGCCTTCAACGTCTTCAAGGCGGCGGTGGACAGCCTGCGCGAGAACCAGTCGCCGCAGGCCTCGAGGATGGTGCAGCGCGAGATCAAGCGGGCGGCCGACGAGGAGATCGAGTCCATGGAGTACAGCGTGCCGTTTCTGGCGACGACCAGCAGCGCCGCCCCGTTCCTCGGCCTCTTCGGCACGGTGTGGGGGATACTGCACGCCTTCTGGAAGATCGGAAAGACCGGCTCCTCGAGCCTCGCGGTCGTTGGGCCCTACATCTCCGAGGCGCTCATCACCACCGCGGTGGGCCTCATCGCCGCGGTGCCGGCCACGATCTTCTACAACTTCTTCGTGAACCGCATAAGGATCATAGCCAAGGACCTGGACGACTTCAGCGACGATCTCAATCTCCGGATCTCGCACGAGTACTACAACCAGGAATAG